The following coding sequences are from one Nicotiana tomentosiformis chromosome 3, ASM39032v3, whole genome shotgun sequence window:
- the LOC104115510 gene encoding pyruvate dehydrogenase E1 component subunit beta-1, mitochondrial isoform X2 produces MSGIIGRRMANRGISALNMNQFMLRSRVFASRKFSSAAKEMTVRDALNSALHEEMSADPKVFIMGEEVGEYQGAYKISKGLLDKYGPERVIDTPITEAGFTGIGVGAAYYGLKPIVEFMTFNFSMQAIDHIINSAAKSNYMSAGQISVPIVFRGPNGAAAGVGAQHSQCYAAWYGACPGLKVLAPYSSEDARGLLKAAIRDPDPVVFLENELLYGESFPVSAEALDSSFCLPIGKSKAKREGKDVTITAFSKMVGYALKAAEILAKEGISAEVINLRSIRPLDRPTINASVRKTNRLVTVEEGFPQHGVGAEICASVVEDSFEYLDAPVERISGADVPMPYAANLERMAVPQHREKKMEKSLRQIILRD; encoded by the exons ATGTCTGGAATTATAGGTCGAAGAATGGCCAACAGAGGCATTTCTGCTTTG AATATGAACCAGTTCATGTTGAGAAGCAGGGTGTTTGCATCTAGAAAATTTTCTTCAGCAGCTAAAgag ATGACTGTTCGTGATGCTCTAAATTCTGCTCTACATGAAGAGATGTCTGCCGATCCAAAGGTCTTTATAATGGGAGAGGAG GTTGGTGAATATCAAGGAGCTTACAAG ATTTCAAAGGGGCTGTTGGATAAATATGGTCCAGAGAGAGTTATTGATACACCAATTACCGAG GCTGGATTTACCGGAATTGGAGTTGGTGCTGCTTACTATGGTCTGAAGCCCATTGTAGAATTCATGACTTTCAACTTTTCAATGCAG GCAATTGACCATATTATCAACTCTGCTGCAAAATCAAACTACATGTCTGCCGGTCAGATATCAGTCCCCATCGTCTTCAGGGGTCCTAATGGCGCCGCAGCTGGAGTTGGTGCCCAACATTCTCAG TGCTATGCCGCATGGTATGGTGCATGTCCTGGATTGAAGGTGCTAGCTCCATACTCTTCTGAAGATGCTCGCGGCCTGCTAAAAGCTGCTATCAGAGATCCAGATCCTGTTGTTTTTCTGGAAAATGAACTGCT ATATGGCGAGTCTTTTCCTGTTTCAGCTGAAGCTCTTGATTCTAGCTTCTGTCTTCCCATTGGAAAATCTAAGGCAA AACGTGAAGGAAAGGATGTCACTATTACTGCTTTCTCAAAGATGGTCGGTTATGCTCTTAAG GCTGCTGAAATTCTTGCAAAAGAAGGAATTAGTGCTGAG GTCATAAATTTACGCTCTATCCGTCCACTTGATAGACCCACCATTAATGCTTCCGTGAGGAAAACCAACAGACTTGTAACTGTAGAAGAAGGGTTCCCACAACACGGTGTTGGAGCTGAGATCTG TGCATCTGTGGTGGAGGATAGTTTTGAGTATCTTGATGCCCCAGTCGAGAGGATATCTGGGGCTGATGTTCCTATGCCATATGCAGCAAATCTGGAAAGGATGGCTGTTCCACAG CATAGGGAGAAGAAAATGGAAAAAAGTTTGCGACAAATTATACTGAGAGATTAA
- the LOC104115510 gene encoding pyruvate dehydrogenase E1 component subunit beta-1, mitochondrial isoform X1: MSGIIGRRMANRGISALNMNQFMLRSRVFASRKFSSAAKEMTVRDALNSALHEEMSADPKVFIMGEEVGEYQGAYKISKGLLDKYGPERVIDTPITEAGFTGIGVGAAYYGLKPIVEFMTFNFSMQAIDHIINSAAKSNYMSAGQISVPIVFRGPNGAAAGVGAQHSQCYAAWYGACPGLKVLAPYSSEDARGLLKAAIRDPDPVVFLENELLYGESFPVSAEALDSSFCLPIGKSKAKREGKDVTITAFSKMVGYALKAAEILAKEGISAEVINLRSIRPLDRPTINASVRKTNRLVTVEEGFPQHGVGAEICASVVEDSFEYLDAPVERISGADVPMPYAANLERMAVPQVEDIVRAAKRACYRAAK; this comes from the exons ATGTCTGGAATTATAGGTCGAAGAATGGCCAACAGAGGCATTTCTGCTTTG AATATGAACCAGTTCATGTTGAGAAGCAGGGTGTTTGCATCTAGAAAATTTTCTTCAGCAGCTAAAgag ATGACTGTTCGTGATGCTCTAAATTCTGCTCTACATGAAGAGATGTCTGCCGATCCAAAGGTCTTTATAATGGGAGAGGAG GTTGGTGAATATCAAGGAGCTTACAAG ATTTCAAAGGGGCTGTTGGATAAATATGGTCCAGAGAGAGTTATTGATACACCAATTACCGAG GCTGGATTTACCGGAATTGGAGTTGGTGCTGCTTACTATGGTCTGAAGCCCATTGTAGAATTCATGACTTTCAACTTTTCAATGCAG GCAATTGACCATATTATCAACTCTGCTGCAAAATCAAACTACATGTCTGCCGGTCAGATATCAGTCCCCATCGTCTTCAGGGGTCCTAATGGCGCCGCAGCTGGAGTTGGTGCCCAACATTCTCAG TGCTATGCCGCATGGTATGGTGCATGTCCTGGATTGAAGGTGCTAGCTCCATACTCTTCTGAAGATGCTCGCGGCCTGCTAAAAGCTGCTATCAGAGATCCAGATCCTGTTGTTTTTCTGGAAAATGAACTGCT ATATGGCGAGTCTTTTCCTGTTTCAGCTGAAGCTCTTGATTCTAGCTTCTGTCTTCCCATTGGAAAATCTAAGGCAA AACGTGAAGGAAAGGATGTCACTATTACTGCTTTCTCAAAGATGGTCGGTTATGCTCTTAAG GCTGCTGAAATTCTTGCAAAAGAAGGAATTAGTGCTGAG GTCATAAATTTACGCTCTATCCGTCCACTTGATAGACCCACCATTAATGCTTCCGTGAGGAAAACCAACAGACTTGTAACTGTAGAAGAAGGGTTCCCACAACACGGTGTTGGAGCTGAGATCTG TGCATCTGTGGTGGAGGATAGTTTTGAGTATCTTGATGCCCCAGTCGAGAGGATATCTGGGGCTGATGTTCCTATGCCATATGCAGCAAATCTGGAAAGGATGGCTGTTCCACAG GTTGAAGATATTGTCCGTGCAGCAAAGAGGGCATGTTACAGAGCGGCAAAATGA
- the LOC104115509 gene encoding probable serine/threonine-protein kinase At1g54610 isoform X2 has translation MGCVLGKIAAAKFRRGTKNSNASDGVGVPEVDAKITQPPPTAPAPSVPEYYSHRISGNSFTMNQQGWPAWLVAVAGDAIKDWTPRRANTFEKLDKIGQGTYSNVYKARDLITGKIVALKKVRFDTLEPESVKFMAREILVLKKLNHPNVIKLEGLVTSRMSSSLYLVFEYMEHDLAGLAAVQKVKFTEPQVEQLHKIFKLCGSPSDEYWKKFKLPNATLFKPQQPYKRCIADTFKDFPPSSHPLIEKLLAIDPDERGTATAALNSEFFATEPYPCEPSSLPKYPPSKEMDVKLRDEAARRQRGLHGKAQAVVDGTRKVRIRERVSRAIPAPEANAELQPNLDRWRVMTQANAKSKSEKFPPPHQDGAVGYPLDASHNGPVSFSVADASFTSSNFDPKSRSLRSTTTTAGTSRQRRNKKEEPHMAPSRKLIHAFLPSSVRLSIDMRLRGRASVSETFSHHR, from the exons ATGGGATGTGTTCTTGGAAAAATAGCTGCCGCAAAATTCCGCCGGGGAACCAAGAATTCGAATGCTTCCGATGGTGTTGGGGTTCCGGAGGTTGATGCCAAGATCACTCAACCTCCACCGACGGCGCCGGCGCCGTCAGTGCCGGAGTATTACAGTCATAGAATATCAGGAAACTCGTTCACGATGAATCAGCAAGGGTGGCCGGCGTGGCTTGTTGCCGTCGCCGGAGATGCCATAAAAGACTGGACTCCCCGCCGAGCTAATACCTTCGAGAAACTCGATAAG ATTGGGCAAGGCACATATAGCAATGTATATAAAGCAAGGGACTTGATAACAGGGAAGATAGTTGCATTGAAGAAAGTTAGGTTTGATACATTGGAGCCTGAGAGTGTGAAGTTCATGGCAAGAGAAATACTTGTTTTGAAAAAACTGAACCATCCCAAtgtcatcaaacttgaaggtttgGTTACTTCAAGAATGTCTTCTAGTCTTTACCTTGTTTTTGAGTACATGGAGCACGATCTCGCTGGCCTAGCTGCTGTTCAAAAAGTCAAATTCACTGAACCACAG GTTGAGCAACTCCACAAAATATTTAAGTTGTGTGGCTCTCCATCCGACGAATATTGGAAGAAATTCAAGTTACCAAATGCTACTCTTTTTAAACCACAGCAACCTTATAAACGCTGCATTGCCGACACATTCAAGGATTTTCCACCCTCTTCACATCCTCTGATTGAAAAACTTCTTGCTATTGATCCTGATGAAAGAGGCACAGCAACTGCAGCTTTGAACAGCGAA TTTTTTGCAACGGAGCCATATCCTTGTGAGCCTTCAAGTTTGCCAAAGTATCCTCCTAGCAAGGAAATGGATGTAAAACTGAGAGACGAAGCAGCCAGGAG GCAAAGAGGTTTGCACGGAAAAGCTCAAGCTGTTGTCGATGGCACCAGGAAAGTGAGAATTCGTGAGAGAGTTAGCCGTGCAATTCCAGCTCCAGAGGCAAATGCAGAACTCCAACCAAACTTAGAT AGGTGGAGAGTGATGACACAGGCCAATGCTAAGAGTAAAAGCGAGAAATTTCCTCCGCCACATCAAGATGGAGCAGTCGGATACCCTCTTGATGCATCACACAACGGTCCTGTATCATTCAGTGTAGCTGATGCTTCTTTTACTTCATCAAATTTTGATCCAAAATCACGATCTTTGAGAAGTACAACAACTACAGCTGGGACGTCGAGGCAGAGGAGAAATAAGAAAGAAGAGCCTCATATGGCTCCTTCACGTAAGCTTATCCATGCATTCCTTCCATCTTCTGTTAGGCTATCTATAGATATGAGACTGAGGGGTAGAGCTTCTGTTTCGGAGACATTTAGTCACCATAGATAA
- the LOC104115509 gene encoding probable serine/threonine-protein kinase At1g54610 isoform X1, with protein MGCVLGKIAAAKFRRGTKNSNASDGVGVPEVDAKITQPPPTAPAPSVPEYYSHRISGNSFTMNQQGWPAWLVAVAGDAIKDWTPRRANTFEKLDKIGQGTYSNVYKARDLITGKIVALKKVRFDTLEPESVKFMAREILVLKKLNHPNVIKLEGLVTSRMSSSLYLVFEYMEHDLAGLAAVQKVKFTEPQVKCYMKQLLSGLEHCHNNGVLHRDVKGSNLLIDNEGILKIADFGLAAFYDPEHKQPMTSRVVTLWYRPPELLLGATRYGVGVDLWSAGCILAELLAGKPIMPGRTEVEQLHKIFKLCGSPSDEYWKKFKLPNATLFKPQQPYKRCIADTFKDFPPSSHPLIEKLLAIDPDERGTATAALNSEFFATEPYPCEPSSLPKYPPSKEMDVKLRDEAARRQRGLHGKAQAVVDGTRKVRIRERVSRAIPAPEANAELQPNLDRWRVMTQANAKSKSEKFPPPHQDGAVGYPLDASHNGPVSFSVADASFTSSNFDPKSRSLRSTTTTAGTSRQRRNKKEEPHMAPSRKLIHAFLPSSVRLSIDMRLRGRASVSETFSHHR; from the exons ATGGGATGTGTTCTTGGAAAAATAGCTGCCGCAAAATTCCGCCGGGGAACCAAGAATTCGAATGCTTCCGATGGTGTTGGGGTTCCGGAGGTTGATGCCAAGATCACTCAACCTCCACCGACGGCGCCGGCGCCGTCAGTGCCGGAGTATTACAGTCATAGAATATCAGGAAACTCGTTCACGATGAATCAGCAAGGGTGGCCGGCGTGGCTTGTTGCCGTCGCCGGAGATGCCATAAAAGACTGGACTCCCCGCCGAGCTAATACCTTCGAGAAACTCGATAAG ATTGGGCAAGGCACATATAGCAATGTATATAAAGCAAGGGACTTGATAACAGGGAAGATAGTTGCATTGAAGAAAGTTAGGTTTGATACATTGGAGCCTGAGAGTGTGAAGTTCATGGCAAGAGAAATACTTGTTTTGAAAAAACTGAACCATCCCAAtgtcatcaaacttgaaggtttgGTTACTTCAAGAATGTCTTCTAGTCTTTACCTTGTTTTTGAGTACATGGAGCACGATCTCGCTGGCCTAGCTGCTGTTCAAAAAGTCAAATTCACTGAACCACAG GTAAAGTGCTACATGAAACAGTTACTCTCTGGTCTAGAGCATTGTCACAATAATGGGGTCCTCCACCGTGATGTAAAAGGTTCCAATTTGCTTATTGATAACGAAGGGATACTGAAAATAGCTGATTTTGGGTTAGCTGCATTTTATGATCCTGAACACAAGCAACCTATGACTAGTCGTGTTGTGACTCTCTGGTACCGTCCACCTGAACTTCTTCTTGGAGCTACACGTTATGGTGTTGGTGTTGATCTGTGGAGCGCCGGTTGCATTTTGGCTGAGTTACTAGCAGGGAAGCCAATAATGCCAGGCCGAACAGAG GTTGAGCAACTCCACAAAATATTTAAGTTGTGTGGCTCTCCATCCGACGAATATTGGAAGAAATTCAAGTTACCAAATGCTACTCTTTTTAAACCACAGCAACCTTATAAACGCTGCATTGCCGACACATTCAAGGATTTTCCACCCTCTTCACATCCTCTGATTGAAAAACTTCTTGCTATTGATCCTGATGAAAGAGGCACAGCAACTGCAGCTTTGAACAGCGAA TTTTTTGCAACGGAGCCATATCCTTGTGAGCCTTCAAGTTTGCCAAAGTATCCTCCTAGCAAGGAAATGGATGTAAAACTGAGAGACGAAGCAGCCAGGAG GCAAAGAGGTTTGCACGGAAAAGCTCAAGCTGTTGTCGATGGCACCAGGAAAGTGAGAATTCGTGAGAGAGTTAGCCGTGCAATTCCAGCTCCAGAGGCAAATGCAGAACTCCAACCAAACTTAGAT AGGTGGAGAGTGATGACACAGGCCAATGCTAAGAGTAAAAGCGAGAAATTTCCTCCGCCACATCAAGATGGAGCAGTCGGATACCCTCTTGATGCATCACACAACGGTCCTGTATCATTCAGTGTAGCTGATGCTTCTTTTACTTCATCAAATTTTGATCCAAAATCACGATCTTTGAGAAGTACAACAACTACAGCTGGGACGTCGAGGCAGAGGAGAAATAAGAAAGAAGAGCCTCATATGGCTCCTTCACGTAAGCTTATCCATGCATTCCTTCCATCTTCTGTTAGGCTATCTATAGATATGAGACTGAGGGGTAGAGCTTCTGTTTCGGAGACATTTAGTCACCATAGATAA